In Brachypodium distachyon strain Bd21 chromosome 2, Brachypodium_distachyon_v3.0, whole genome shotgun sequence, one genomic interval encodes:
- the LOC100821919 gene encoding uncharacterized protein LOC100821919, whose product MHPMLNNPLSGGCAFPPVAAALRLSSASLPVLGRSAGRGRRRWAGFARASSDGSDGAVAGAVTEGEGGVGAGAGQSGASAESAPKTQPAPVDPSIEKELKKAVQKTAATFAPRASTATKNPAVPGSTLYTVFEVQAYASMLVGGALSFNLVFPSNEPDIWRLMGMWSIWMFTIPSLRARDCSNKEKEALNYLFILVPLINVIIPFFVKSFAVVWSADTVAFFVMYAWKLGWLQKSD is encoded by the exons ATGCATCCCATGCTAAACAATCCGCTCAGCGGCGGCTGCGCGTTTCCGCCGGTTGCAGCCGCGCTGCGGTTATCGTCAGCCTCTCTTCCAGTTCTCGGTAGAAGCGCGGGCAGGGGCAGGAGGCGGTGGGCCGGTTTTGCGCGCGCCAGCTCGGACGGCTCTGATGGCGCTGTCGCTGGCGCGGTAACGGAAGGGGAGGGCGgtgtcggcgccggcgccggccagaGCGGAGCCTCGGCCGAGTCAGCGCCGAAGACGCAGCCGGCCCCCGTTGATCCCAGCATCGAGAAGGAGCTCAAGAAG GCAGTTCAGAAGACCGCGGCCACGTTTGCGCCGAGGGCGTCCACCGCAACGAAGAACCCCGCCGTGCCCGGTTCCACTCTGTACACCGTGTTTGAGGTCCAGGCGTACGCCTCCATGCTTGTGGGCGGCGCCCTTTCCTTCAACCTCGTCTTCCCCTCCAACGAGCCGGACATTTGGAGGCTCATGGGGATGTGGTCCATCTGGATGTTCA CTATACCTTCTCTTCGGGCTCGTGACTGCTCAAACAAGGAGAAAGAGGCTCTCAACTATTTGTTTATCCTGGTTCCTCTGATCAATGTTATCATCCCGTTCTTCGTGAAATCATTCGCGGTTGTCTGGTCTGCAGATACAGTTGCTTTCTTCGTGATGTATGCATGGAAG CTTGGATGGCTGCAAAAGTCCGATTGA
- the LOC100823158 gene encoding F-box/WD repeat-containing protein A-like protein, with product MGSSSSSNAQDTPAPPPPPPPAPPAPLHVMDADEDDDNVKQLNECAALYLSLQDCLSESDRNWKACQAHVQALKACEASRNRSEKT from the exons ATGggctcctcttcctcgagCAACGCTCAAGAcacgcctgcgccgccgcctccaccaccccctgcgccgccggcgcctctcCACGTGATGGAcgcggacgaggacgacgacaacGTGAAGCAGCTCAACGAGTGCGCCGCGCTCTACCTCTCCCTCCAG GACTGCCTCAGCGAGTCCGACCGCAACTGGAAGGCCTGCCAAGCAC ATGTTCAAGCTCTGAAAGCTTGTGAGGCGAGCAGAAATAGAAGTGAAAAAACATGA
- the LOC100822538 gene encoding peptide methionine sulfoxide reductase B5, whose amino-acid sequence MGVQHLLKLRMASYSHLPAAAPAARSLSALSSIFLSLSSAAPSSPRPVSLSCSRAYCSVVRPAADRCCSRMAGRRFPGVVAMSSSAPTSGPVQKSEEEWEAVLTPEQFRILRRKGTEYPGTGEYDKFFDEGIYGCAGCGTPLYKSSTKFNSGCGWPAFYEGFPGAIKRTADPDGRRVEITCAACDGHLGHVFKGEGFNTPTDERHCVNSISLKFIPASEETDS is encoded by the exons ATGGGCGTGCAGCATCTTCTGAAGCTGAGGATGGCATCCTATTCCCACCTCCCAGCtgcggcgcccgccgcgcgTTCCCTATCAGCGCTCTCGTCCATCTTCCTCAGCctttcctccgccgccccgtcgTCCCCCCGGCCTGTCTCCCTCTCCTGCTCGCGGGCTTACTGCTCGGTCGTCAGACCTGCCGCCGACCGGTGCTGCAGCAGGATGGCGGGCCGGCGATTTCCGGGCGTCGTGGCGATGTCGTCTTCGGCGCCGACGTCGGGCCCCGTGCAGAAGTCGGAGGAGGAGTGGGAGGCCGTCCTCACGCCGGAGCAGTTCCGCATCCTCCGCCGCAAGGGCACTGA GTATCCTGGAACAGGTGAGTATGACAAGTTCTTTGACGAGGGTATTTACGGATGTGCTGGGTGCGGAACCCCCTTGTACAAATCATCTACAAAGTTCAATTCTGGGTGTGGTTGGCCAGCATTTTATGAAGGATTTCCTGGAGCCATAAAACGAACA GCGGATCCTGATGGGAGGCGAGTTGAGATCACGTGTGCTGCTTGTGACGGACATCTGGGCCACGTGTTCAAAGGGGAGGGGTTCAACACGCCGACTGACGAGCGACACTGTGTTAACAGTATCTCACTCAAGTTCATTCCAGCCTCGGAAGAAACAGATAGTTGA